Proteins encoded by one window of Glycine soja cultivar W05 chromosome 15, ASM419377v2, whole genome shotgun sequence:
- the LOC114386719 gene encoding vesicle-associated protein 4-2-like, giving the protein MVILLYLRLELEFMAIGNENQPQQSEGKVWNLFKLPFRHSTSTPHNHNQVSTSNSVSSFAKSLLPSPRRLKLDPSNKLYFPYEPGKQGRSAIRIKNTSKSNVAFKFQTNAPKSCFMRPPGGILAPGESIIATVFKFIEHPLNNEKPEKTGLKFKITSLKVKGPIDYVPEMFDELKDQVTVEQILQVVFLDPERNCPALEKLKLQLVEADAAVEARKRAPEDAGPKILGEGLVVDEWKERRERYLAKQQGEVVVDSI; this is encoded by the exons ATGGTGATCTTATTGTATTTGAGACTTGAGTTGGAATTCATGGCTATTGGTAATGAGAATCAGCCACAACAATCTGAAGGCAAAGTGTGGAATTTGTTCAAGCTTCCCTTTCGCCATTCAACTTCAACTCCTCACAATCACAATCAAGTTTCCACCTCCAATTCTgtttcttcctttgccaaatcGCTCCTCCCCTCACCTCGTCGTCTTAAGCTTGATCCTTCCAACAAGCTCTACTTCCCTT ATGAGCCGGGCAAGCAGGGTAGGAGTGCCATCAGGATTAAAAACACCAGCAAATCCAACGTAGCTTTCAAG TTTCAAACAAATGCACCCAAGAGTTGTTTCATGCGCCCTCCTGGGGGCATTCTGGCACCGGGCGAGAGTATAATTGCAACTG TGTTCAAGTTTATAGAACATCCATTGAATAATGAAAAGCCAGAAAAAACTggactcaaattcaaaatcacgAGCTTGAAGGTCAAAGGACCAATTGATTATGTCCCTGAAATG TTTGATGAGCTGAAGGATCAAGTAACAGTGGAGCAGATTTTGCAGGTTGTTTTTCTTGATCCAGAGCGTAACTGTCCT GCTTTGGAAAAACTGAAGCTTCAGCTGGTTGAGGCTGATGCTGCTGTTGAGGCACGTAAGAGAGCCCCAGAAGATGCAGGTCCTAAGATTCTCGGAGAAGGGCTCGTCGTAGATGAATGG AAAGAGAGGAGGGAAAGATACCTGGCCAAACAGCAGGGTGAAGTGGTAGTGGACTCTATATAG
- the LOC114388086 gene encoding uncharacterized protein LOC114388086 yields MVRTRVLGRALGRGIGRARGGQDEHHANDVLWRRRPTASVRRQRVHVSVANDVADMTEEVPQMTKDVPLITTDVPGPGVEGLASDVAAGSVADNAEGLSGGPRDPSVLTSFVEHVAHNIWTEDERPELKLVSHERKVEKFGRPAPKIKGLVAAKGLTPLIGCSIVTSDPGVISTFVERWHRETSSTFQ; encoded by the exons atggttagaaccAGAGTTTTAGGTCGTGCATTAGGTAGGGGTATAGGTAGAGCTCGGGGTGGACAGGATGAACATCATGCAAATGATGTTCTCTGGCGACGTAGGCCTACCGCATCCGTCCGTAGGCAACGGGTACATGTTTCTGTTGCTAATGACGTTGCTGATATGACTGAGGAAGTTCCTCAAATGACCAAGGATGTTCCTCTGATTACTACGGACGTACCTGGTCCTGGTGTAGAGGGCTTAGCTAGTGATGTTGCTGCGGGATCAGTTGCTGATAATGCTGAGGGATTGTCAGGTGGGCCACGTGACCCATCGGTGCTGACTTCATTTGTTGAGCATGTTGCACACAACATATGGACTGAagat GAACGTCCTGAATTGAAGTTGGTCTCCCATGAAAGGAAGGTTGAGAAATTTGGGAGGCCAGCGCCTAAGATTAAAGGGCTAGTCGCTGCCAAAGGATTAACTCCTTTGATTGGGTGCTCAATAGTCACCAGCGATCCGGGAGTTATATCGAcgtttgtggagaggtggcacaggGAGACTAGCAGCACCTTCCAGTAG
- the LOC114388278 gene encoding uncharacterized protein LOC114388278 codes for MGDEQPSTTSVSGLRRVIALLSSLISLSLSIRVFAGKWQLIRSRLEELHSALVAGDSTSLSGELPAITGTAEECLELARRCADLSYSGKLLMQSDLDLTLGKLEAHVKKLSEIFKKGVSMHGYSVVVSRPGFGACKDDMRFYLRDLLTRMKVGDLGMKKQALVNLHEVVVEDDKYVKLVVEVSEFVHVLVDFLGSNEVEVVEEAAKVVSLVAGFDSYKGVLVGAGVIAPLIRVLECGSEVGKVGAARCLQRLTENSDNAWCVSAHGGVTALLRICESVEECKGELVGPACGVLRNLCGVEEIKRFMVEEGVVSTFVSLVRSKDEAVQVSSVELIQNIASGDELVRQMVIKEGGIRVLLRVLDPKWSCSSKTREVVMRVIDNLCFSSRSCVSVLLSYGFVDQLMYYVRNGEALIQELALKVAFRFCETSEEAKKALGDACFMAELVKFLNAKSFEVREMAAEALSSMVMVAKNRKRFVQDDRNISLLLQLLDPGEGNSGNKKLLISILMSLTSCNSGRKKIVSSGYAKNIERLAEAEVSSDAKRLVRKLSTNRFRSMLSGIWHS; via the coding sequence ATGGGTGACGAACAACCGTCGACAACCTCAGTCTCCGGTCTCCGGCGAGTAATCGCGCTCCTCTCTTCATTgatctccctctccctctcgaTCAGAGTCTTCGCCGGAAAGTGGCAACTGATTCGGAGCAGGCTGGAGGAGCTCCACTCGGCCCTCGTTGCCGGCGATTCCACGTCACTCTCCGGCGAGCTCCCGGCAATAACGGGCACGGCGGAGGAGTGCCTCGAGCTGGCGCGGCGGTGCGCGGATCTGTCCTACAGCGGGAAGCTTCTGATGCAGAGCGATTTGGACTTGACATTGGGAAAGTTGGAAGCTCACGTGAAGAAGCTATCTGAGATATTCAAGAAGGGCGTGTCGATGCATGGCTACTCCGTAGTAGTTTCAAGGCCTGGTTTTGGAGCTTGCAAAGATGACATGAGGTTCTACTTAAGGGACTTATTGACTCGAATGAAGGTTGGTGATTTGGGTATGAAGAAGCAAGCATTGGTGAACTTGCATGAGGTGGTTGTGGAGGATGACAAGTATGTGAAGTTGGTTGTTGAGGTTTCTGAGTTTGTTCACGTGTTGGTGGATTTTCTAGGTTCTAACGAGGTTGAGGTTGTCGAGGAGGCTGCTAAGGTTGTTTCTTTGGTTGCAGGGTTTGATTCTTATAAAGGGGTTTTGGTTGGTGCTGGGGTTATCGCCCCTTTGATTCGGGTTTTGGAATGTGGGAGTGAGGTTGGGAAGGTTGGTGCTGCGAGGTGCTTGCAAAGGTTGACCGAGAATTCGGATAATGCGTGGTGTGTATCTGCTCATGGGGGTGTTACTGCTTTGTTGAGGATTTGTGAGAGTGTGGAAGAGTGTAAAGGGGAATTGGTTGGTCCTGCTTGTGGGGTGTTGAGGAATCTTTGTGGTGTTGAGGAAATCAAGAGGTTTATGGTTGAGGAGGGTGTGGTTTCCACGTTTGTGAGTCTTGTGAGGTCTAAGGATGAAGCAGTTCAGGTGAGTTCTGTTGAGTTGATTCAGAACATTGCCTCTGGTGATGAGTTGGTTAGGCAGATGGTGATTAAAGAAGGAGGGATTCGTGTTCTTTTGCGTGTTTTGGATCCTAAGTGGTCTTGTTCGTCAAAAACAAGAGAGGTTGTGATGAGGGTTATTGATAATTTGTGTTTTTCTTCGCGTAGTTGTGTTAGTGTTTTGCTGAGTTATGGCTTTGTGGATCAATTGATGTATTATGTGAGAAATGGGGAGGCTTTGATTCAGGAGTTGGCACTGAAGGTGGCGTTTAGATTCTGTGAAACATCGGAGGAGGCTAAGAAGGCGTTGGGTGATGCCTGCTTCATGGCTGAGCTTGTGAAGTTTCTGAATGCGAAATCGTTTGAAGTTCGGGAAATGGCAGCAGAGGCACTCTCTAGCATGGTTATGGTGGCGAAAAATAGGAAGAGGTTTGTGCAGGATGACCGAAACATTTCTCTTCTTCTGCAATTGCTGGATCCAGGGGAGGGCAATTCAGGTAATAAAAAGTTGTTGATCTCTATCTTGATGTCACTAACAAGTTGCAACAGTGGGAGGAAAAAAATTGTGAGTTCCGGGTATGCTAAAAACATAGAGAGGCTTGCAGAAGCTGAGGTTTCTTCTGATGCCAAGAGGCTTGTGAGGAAGCTATCCACAAACCGATTCCGCAGTATGTTGAGTGGAATCTGGCACTCttga
- the LOC114387226 gene encoding uncharacterized protein LOC114387226 — protein sequence MISLRPYNTCLETTKFLFNPSKLGISTQTCLIAPRKTSRRIQVKCSGAENKGERRTFLTLEEAGLVEISGLSTHERFLCRLTISSLNLLRVISEQEGCPIEELNAAKICDWFLKDKLKREQNLGSAVLQWDDSEFQF from the exons ATGATTTCACTACGACCCTATAACACATGTCTTGAAACAACAAAGTTTCTCTTCAACCCTTCAAAGCTTGGAATCTCTACACAAACATGCTTGATAGCACCAAGGAAGACATCACGTAGAATACAAGTGAAATGCAGTGGTGCAGAAAACAAGGGTGAGAGACGAACGTTTTTGACACTGGAAGAAGCTGGTTTGGTTGAGATATCAGGTTTGAGCACACATGAACGCTTTCTATGCCGTTTAACG ATATCGTCCCTGAACTTGCTAAGAGTGATATCAGAGCAAGAAGGATGTCCAATTGAGGAGCTCAATGCTGCCAAGATATGTGATTGGTTCCTCAAAGATAAGCTCAAAAGAGAACAGAACTTAGGCTCTGCGGTTCTTCAGTGGGATGATTCAGAGTTCCaattttaa